A region of the Methylobacterium nodulans ORS 2060 genome:
GCGGGGCTGAGGACGGGGTCATGCGTCGTCACGGCGCCCCTCTTGGATTGAGGATTCGGAGGCACGCGGGGCGATTCTGCCTAGTCCCAAGCCGCCAGCCTGTCAGGTTAATACCTGATGGCGACGCCTTATCCAGGCTGATAGAGCTTAGAACATATGCTCTTGGCTGATCGGAAGGCGGTGGTATATCAAATGTTGTGGGAGATGCTTTTCCGAGATCACGAGATGAATGAGAAGCGGGAAGACCGCACCGCATTTCGCGGTTCCGGCGAAGTCTGGCATGCAGTCAATCGGCAGGGAGGGTATGGGCATGCACCGATGTCGCAGGGTAAGGCCAGAGCATTTTTTGACGAAGTGGGTGCCGGTTCGTCGCAGAAAATGCGGCAAAATCAAAAAGCTAGAGCGCTTCCCGTCGGGAGGCCGGTTCGGCGTCAGAGAGGCCACATCAAAGCTTTAGAGCTGCCGACCGGATGCAATCAGGTCGGGAACGGCTCTAAGGGCGGCAATGGACGAGGCGGGCCGGACACGATCCTCGCCCCCCCTGACGCCGATGCGGCCCGGGGACATCGTGGCGAACAGCATCCCACGAGTCGCTCGTCGCAACGGTCCGTCGCCGCCGAGCCGATCTTACGTCGACGCCGGAGCTGGCGCTGCAGCACAAAACAACCAGAAGCAGGGATCAAATAGATGGAGAACGTCTGCGATAGCGGAGATGCGGGCTTTCTTGTGAGTTTCGTCCGCTCGCGGCCGGCCCTGAAGCAGCTCCTCCGGAGACCGCTCGAGCGGGTTGGATTCGGCACCACGGACTGGGTCCGCGAGGTGATGTACGAGGAGTGCTTCGCCTACTTGAACCGGCTGGGACCGCAGAATCTCGAGGTTCTCGAAATTTCCGCCGGCCCACAGTGGCGGCAGAATTTCTCGTTCCGATCTTACGCCGAGACGCAGTTTCCGGAATTCGATATCTGCTCGCAGGCGTTGCCCCGGACCTTCGACGTCATCATCGCCGATCAGGTGTTCGAGCATCTGCCCTGGCCGTACCGGGCCGTGAAGAACGTGCACGCGATGCTGAGGCCGGGCGGGGTCTTCATCATCGCAACCCCGTTCCTGGTGCGGGTTCACAACGTTCCGATCGACTGCAACCGCTGGACGGAGACGGGCCTGTCGCACCTCCTCCAGGAAGGCGGGTTCCTGCCCTCGAACATCGAGACGCGCTCCTGGGGGAACAGGGCCTGTGTGGTCGGCAACTTCAAGCGGTGGCGCAAGCGCGGCTTCTTCGGCTCGCGCTGCAATGAGGCGAACTTTCCGGTCATGGTCTGGGCCTATGCGCGGCGCGCCCCGGACGACGGAGACGGGAGGCGCTGATGCCGGCGCCCAACGGTTCCTTGACGATCGCCATCGGGATCGCAACGGCCG
Encoded here:
- a CDS encoding class I SAM-dependent methyltransferase, which encodes MENVCDSGDAGFLVSFVRSRPALKQLLRRPLERVGFGTTDWVREVMYEECFAYLNRLGPQNLEVLEISAGPQWRQNFSFRSYAETQFPEFDICSQALPRTFDVIIADQVFEHLPWPYRAVKNVHAMLRPGGVFIIATPFLVRVHNVPIDCNRWTETGLSHLLQEGGFLPSNIETRSWGNRACVVGNFKRWRKRGFFGSRCNEANFPVMVWAYARRAPDDGDGRR